The genomic window TAAAACACACTACTCAATAAAAATTTCATGAAGGATGAATTccaataatcaaaaaataaatgcatttcaaaGCTAAAATTTTGTGTGATATGTATGATTGTATCAACAGTGTGGAActaaatagtaaaatatataatgcaaCTTCTTTAAAGATCAAAGCaacctaaaattatttcatatttcagaTACTCTGCCAATAGTTAATAACCTCATTATATTGAAAGCACTGCTAACAAGAAATGGCAGGAGGGCTACCCTAAAATTGTTTATTATATGCTGGGAATGGTATGGAATTGAGATAGGGCAAAACATACTCTATATGCACTTACAGTCTATATAAAAGACAATAGTTTAAATGAGGGTAAAAATGTGACTCAGGAGATTGAtcatcatttgaaaataaattatactcccattcttataaataaaaatacatgttaagAATCAAcacattggccaggcgtggtggctcatgcctgtaatccctgcactttgggaggctaaggcaggcggatcacaaggtcaggagttcgagaccagcctggctaatatggtgaaaccctgtctctactaaaaatacaaaaatttagccaggcatggtggcgtgcgcctgtagtcccatctacttgggaggctgaggcaggagaattgcttgaacctgggaggtggaggttgcagtgagctgagatcgtgccactgcactccagcctgggcaacagagcaagactctgtttcaaaaaaaacaaaaagaaacctcatGAAGTAAACGAAACAAACTATAGAAactgcctccctaaaatgtattcGACACTAAACGTCTACAAAATGTTTGTTCCCTTTCCTTCACAGTCTCTTTTCTCTAACTCATACTCCACAGTGTTCCTTGCTACAGTGGATATGTCTTCTACTTGTCagatagcctgggtgacagagtgagactcaaaaaaaacaaaacaaaaaaaaactggagatTCCCTGCCCTTTAGATGTGGCTCTAGgtacagaatgctggagacactGCAAACCAGGGACCCCAAGCAGCTTGGAAATGTGGATCATAGCTCTTCAAGTCTGTGATCAGAAATTAATGACCTCCAAAAAAAaactccattgcaaaaaaaatgggaaaaacaatGCTAAGAATACCAAGGTCAAGGAGGCAGAACCAGAATAATTTGTGGTAGAAAAAGTCCTGGGCTGATGTGGAAGCCATGGGAAGCAGGGAGCAGTAGTAGTTCCCAGAGTGGAAGGGATTTACGAATGCTGACAATACTTGAGAACTTGAAGAAAACCTGACTAtccatttcttaattttcaaaaagctggtcaagaaaaaaatgatgcacacaaaaaaatcatctcacagcctGATGACAGCAAATCAGAGTCTGCTAACAAACCAAGTGGCTTTGCCATAGATAGAATTAATGTTTCCCATGAAATGGAAAGATTTAAATAAGGCAGAGTTGGAGCTGGCAAAGGAAGTAACACAAATGTCTTCAGATTTTAACTGCTTTTTATAAAGAGACTAACTTggcatttttgtagagaaaaagaaGTTCAATATTGCTTgcattgagagagagagacatatatAAAATCAGTTTGGATCCTGATTTGGTTTTTCAGTGTGAAGAATACctacattgaaataaaaattgatgTGTTCATTTCAAAATAGTATCTAGGGAAGTTGTTGCGTTTATATCAACAGGACTAGTTACTTTAAACAAATAAGTGTTCTCTAGTTGCTTCACTTTATCACAGATAAAAGAAGAATCAACACACTGGTCAACCTTTTTAGTAAACAAAATGCAAACTAAGTGTTAATGCTCAGTGCTGGAAAGAGTTCAGTGAAATagctatattttatttactgaaaaaaGTATAAATTGCTATAACCTttgtacaaaaaatttttaataagtgtGTGAGGCCATGAAAATGTCTATACCCTTTGATCCAATATAATTCACTGCTGGGCCTTTATAcagagaaaattgaaaacaaaagaaggaaaaagcccTGCGTACAAAAATATGTTGCAGTAATAGCAACAAgctggaagcaacctaaatgtccgtAAGAtgggaatggataaagaaagatATAACTACACAAAATAGAGCTCATTAAGTTGACAAGCAGGCTTTATATCAGCatctaacttttttaaaaaggcaagttACAATATAGGAATTCTAGAGAATTGATGCATTTGAGAAAAGATGAAGCAGATATATAATTGTTCACAGTGGCAAATTATAGGTGGTTTTCTCACATTTTATGTCATAGTTTCTTGTATATCAAAAAATACATTCATATTATGAGACACAGGAATCTTTACATCCAAAATAATTTGATATAGATGCCTTAACATTGAGGAATGAGACAACTTTGGAAAGACTGTTGTTTTGTGATTCCTTTTTATCCCTCTAAGCACAGTGCTTTGTTAACACTGTGTGTAGTAAATGTGTGTGCTGCTTAAGGTAAAGAATTTCTAGTCAACTAAATGCCCAAGGTGACTGCGTGATTCCACGCCAAAGCACAGGAAAAAGCAGTGATGCTTTTGCCCCTAGCTGAACACTTGTTTTCCCCCACAAACTGTATTCATCCACAGAATAGTGAAATATGCTAGATCCTAGTACAAGATGAGAATTCAATCTAAAAAATCTCTAgatagataattaaaatattgctAGTTTTGTTATTCACAAAACTGAAGATACTTGATGGAatattttcctcatctgaaacAACTGTCAGTATCAACTAAGTGGTTATATCTAACATAAAGAACTAGTTAtcaattaaaatagtattttatcatttttacacCATGTGTATTGTGTAAATGCTGTTGGGTTTGAAGACTAATTGAATTTGCTTTCAGCATTTTGTTGCAGAGTTTTGGTACCAGCTCCTTTAGAATGCTCTAATAGCTTGATGGCCTTGTCAGAGTTTTCAATATTTCTAAGCAGAGTCTCTAATcttctcttaattttcttctgATCTTCAAGAGCACAGCCAATTACTATGGATTGAAACTTCTGATCAACCGGCCCATGTGGCACCTCAGATGAACATGCACTGTAGAGCGACATTAAATGACTCTTGGCATTTCCCAAATCATCCAGAAACTTATTGACCACCTCATCAATAATCCTTGTGGCATGCTTTAGGGATTCTTGCTGCTGGGGGTTTCTAATTGTTTCTACTGACACTTCAACGGTGAGAGTTCTTCCCATCAAACGGTTTGCAGTCAGatttaattcttctctttctcctaaaATGTCAATCAATATGAGACATAAACTTATCTGTGTCAAGAACATTAAGGCATTTGTGACTAAATGTATTAAGTATCTgctatgaaatttttttaaagatacaagcTAAAATTATAGCATGTAAGATTAACTGATGAAATGTATTAGATTACAGAGAGAGGTTGTAGAATACCATTTCCTGACAATCTTTATATATGGGATACTAGATGACTTCTCAAATTGGCATGTTTGCAAAAGTTTGGGTAGGTATGCATTTGTAACTGGGATGGAGATCAAGTCTTAACCCTTTGAGCAGTAAGCACATATAGGATTTATGTTGGGTACAGCTCCAGAGATCAGATGTCCCAGATCTCTCCATAACGACATGTGCATTTATCAGAATACACTGCCCCAAATTTTGGTTGAGAAAATATAGCCATGATAGAAGATAAGCTGGCATCAATACTAGGCACTGACTTCATGCTTCTCCAGATAGAAACAGGACAGTGGTCTAAAGTCTTGACCGGCATGAGGAGCTCTATCaacatttcattatttatatgaaaaagtCAGCAATCTCCTGCTTCTGTAACTTCCTAATTCATTGATCTTTGGGCAGGACAGTGTAGAGACTAGATCATGGCCTACCATAGATGTGTAACAGTTTTGATCTGGATTTAGATTGCTTACTTATCTCACCAGTCACTTGGCCCAGTAACATGTGGCCTGTGTGGCACCAAAGGAGCCCAAGTAGGAAGTCCAGtgccaataaaaagaaaatcacaagtgACCTATTCCTACCTATTACATGTTCTTCACATGAAAATGACAGCACAGGCTAGGCGtgatgtcacatgcctgtaatcccagcactttgggaggccgaggcaggcaaaatcacctgaggtcaggagttcgagaccagcttggccaacatggtgaaaccctgtctttactaaaaatacaaaaattagccaggcgtggtggcaggcgcctataatcccagctactcaggagactgaggcaggagaatcacttgaacccgggaggcggaggttgcagtgagccaaggtcgcgccactgcactccagcctgggtgacgagtgaaactccatctcataaaaagaaaaaagaaaatgacagcacATTTTTACATTCATGCCTTTTACTGGTCCTACaagtttcctcattttctctgcATTTTGTCCCTCTCTTTATGTTGTACCtcaattcatctttttttttttttttttggtctctacTTCTCTGCTTCCATTCTCACcctttttcctctgtgttttttaATCTCTTGCAGTCCAGTAACTTGTGAAGAACTGAAGTTAGGAGTGTGAACCTGGGATAAAACACATGGCCTTACTGCTTGGGGCCAGCTCTTCTGAGCTTGCAGGCTTTTTCCTATCTCTCCCAGCCATGGCTTGGGGTAGAGAGCATGCTGGAAGAAATCTCTGAGTAAGTGGCTGCTATAATAAACTGACAGCTGCAGCTGCTCTCTGTGGCTCACATTAAATGCTGTGGCCTAGTATACGCATACCGAAAGTCAAGCAAAAATTGACCCACACTTATCATAAACTCTTTAAAGGAGTGTAAAAGACGAGCCCCTTCTGTGGAGATGGCTCTCACCGTCACTGATCTGCCTCATGTCCTGGCTATTTTGGATACTGTGGATCATTTCCAGaaggatttctttctcttgctcaaCAGCAGTTGCTGCTTCTCTCAAAGCTTCAACCCTATAGAAATTGGGAAAACAAAACGGTTATTGTATGCAGGATGTTCTTCCTATTAATTTTATCTCTCATTCAACCCAAATCAAGTTTAAAGATCACCAAACTTTTCAAAACTTCTTCATTTctgctttaaaattctttcatttttctattttttatccaCTTGCCTTTCTCCTATTTTCCTTCCAGCTCATGAGGCAATTCTATTTAGTGTTTATCTAATTAATAGTATTTGTTTTTACAAGATctgtattatttgtatattttgaatttatatctcattctgtttttattttttcacttagcatcCAGGATCctatgtgtacttttttttttttttttggagacagtcttgctttgtcccccaggctggagcacagtggcacgatctcactgcaacttctacctcccgcgttcaactgattctcatgcctcagcctccgggcccagctaatttttgtaattttagtagagacggggtttcgccatgttggccaggctggtctcaaactgctggcctcaagtgatctgcccaccgcagcctcccaaagtgctggaattacaggtgtgagccatcacacccagcccccTATGTGTACTTTTAATCAGTTGGtgctacatattttataatactcCATGTGTATACCTACCTGCTTTTCCTTCTCCACTCTCCCAGagatggacactcaggttgtcTACCAACTTCTTATTACTACAAATAACACTTCTATGAATACATCTCCCCTTTGGATCTTGGTGAGGATTTCCTTAGGACATATACCAGGACAGAATTGCTGAGATAAAGGGTATGTGTACTCCGCTTTTGACTTAGTACTATGATTATTCTGCAGAATACCTGTACCTGTCCATTCTCCACAGCAAAGCACAGGAGTCCCCATATCCCTACCAACACTCCGCATTTGCCAACTTTCTATTTGCTGCCAGTGTAGTAGAAGTATGTCAGGTTAACCTGCGTTTTCCTAATAATTTCAGACATCTCTTTGTATCCTTGTTAGCCTATTCATAGacttttcctattttgtttttctatttttaaacaggAGTTACTGTCCCCTTGCTGATTTGTATACTCAAGAAATTCTTGTTGGTTACAGACATTGCAGCCATCTCTCATCCTCTCTTATATGAACCACGTCTGGGATGTCTGGCACTAAAGAGAGACTCTTATTTTGATGTGAtccaattcatcttttttttttttttttttttgccttatagCTTATGCTTTTGAAGTTTTGACCTAAGGTCTTCCCCCTACCCCTTGGtcatattttcctatattttctcttattaacTTTATAGTTCTACCTTCCttatgtctttaatccacctAGAATCAACCCTTGTATGTAGTTAGTTAAGaatgttgttttttttcaaatagcCATTTTCCCCAACATTATTTACCAAACAATCCATCTTTCCCCTAGCGAATGCGTATTAAGTTTCTCTCTAAAATCTCTATCCCATGCATTAGTGTATTTAACTGTTCTTATACTAGtgcccagttttgttttgtttgtttatagcaCTAGCCTTGTACTATACTTTAATATTTGATAGAACATGCCCCTCAATCTTCTTTAAAGATAACTTAGCTATTTATGGACTTTTACTTCTCCATATAAATTCTAGGGTACGTTTATTGTGTTTCtcaaaaaatgagagaaattcGACATCTTTATAACGTCATTCTGTTTAAGGGCATGATATATGTCTCTTCATTTATTCAGATCTTCTATAGAGTTCTCATGTATTCTTCATAGTAGTCTTTGTAGATATTGTTGCTCTTGtgaatttgtattttctagttGATTTTTACTGGTTTGAGAAGTGTTGTCTTTGTAGGTTTATCTTGTCACTGGCGACCTTGATTTACATGTATTCATTTTAGTGTTCAGTCTGTTGATTCTGTTGGTTCTTCTAGGTAAATGATCATATCCATATCATCCAtagtttttatttcctccttcccAATCCTATtacttttctattacttttttttttttaagaaaaggtccTTCAGTACTGTATTAAACAGTGGCAATGATGGGGGTATCTTTGTCTTTTCCCAAATTTAAGGGAAAGTCTCTGTGGCTTTTTTGTGTAAAACCCTCATCAAACTATAGAAGCGCTACTTTCCCCACTTCACTCaactgcacacacatgcactcacactatacatacacataattGTGCCCAGTCACTAAAAAACTAAGCTGGGGAATCAtgagagcaaaataaaaatatacatattgtatatttaaCATGTTGTATACTTCCAGGGTACCTTATTATTATGAATTACAGTAAGTTGCCAACTTTTGCAAAATGAAATAGTGACAGACCTATTCCCAGTATTTGGATGGTCTTAGAAGTTCATTAGGATTAGAGATCTAATCCTAACTGCTGTCTTAAGTGTGCACAGAAAGAACAACTTCACCAATGTTTTAGCATGTTCAATTCCATAAAAGGATCTTCCCCCTACCCCAAGCACACACGTGCCTTTTCCCCTTCGGTTACCCACCTGTTATACCCCAAAATAGTACTGACAGGCTGTAACATCACAGGATATCTTTATTCTTCAAGATATTAAATATATGTCAAAGTCTGTGTTTATAAGAGCCACTAAAAGCAAAGAACTGGGAAGAATCTCATGTGACAAATTTGGCTAGAGAACACAATCAAAATACAATATTCTACAAAGTAACAGTAATGCAAGTATCAGGCCCTATTCCAGGACCATTCACTATTTACTTAAACATTTTACATTAGCAATCTCTCAGAAAGATAAACTAGGGCCCAGAACATAGGAAAGAGACTGAGTTGGCACTAAATATTTATGCTAAAAGCACAAACCATGACTCCAATATTTAGACAAATGACACAGGTGAATCATTTGATTGGTAAATGAGAAGATGCTGAAAGAAGAGATTAATTTTTCAACACTTCTTCGGCTGGTATTCAATTGTAAGATGATAAGAGAGAACAACACTATTCTGAAAAGGAAGGTTTCATTTACGAGTTACAGCAATAAGTTCATGTtcttaacaaaatagataaaaaaagacattctagaaaaaaataataagcctatcattcatatgaaaaaatattttatcattaaatgACACCAAATAATTAGATGGAActgctaaattttgtgtttttgggaccccccccaaccccacaaggctttttaaaatacataatagaaATTACCAGGGCATTATCCCTGTGAAAACCAGATTTTATCATTTATAGACCttcttatatacatttttatgtatacttttttcatttcatgCAAAGGTAAAATGTCATTCCCAGAATGTAAAGATCTCAGGGTTTATTTGGCAACATGGGCTTTTCATGTCCGATTCCCTCTTCAGGTAGCATTCTTTCTCCCTGACCCTTGTCTACTGGGTGATTCCTTTTCAAAACCCAATCACTGGCAGGAATTGTTTCCTTAGCTTCCCCTATCCCCTCCCTTAAGGCAATTCATGCTCCCTTTGGCCCTGGTACATCCATTTACTCTCTGGACTAcctcatattttacattttttcttttaaaaagctgaacCTAGAGCTCTACTTAATTTAAGTAATGTTTGTATTGTTCATCAGCTATTGCTATCCTTAAACTCATATACATGTCTTTTGTCTACAATTTTTCCATTAGTTCTAGAAAATTCTTGGCCGTTGTATCTTTGAATATTCCCTGTCTCccattctattattttcttctggaaCTCTGGTTAGAGAAATGTTGGACCATCTCACTTTATCCTTCATGTTTCTTAATATCTCATCTGACAACACTTTTCTTGGCGGAGAGGGGCAGTTCTGTTTTTACTAACAGATCCTGGAAGCAGCTACACGTCCAAATTGGGAAAGAACTTTTCCTCACATCAAGGCTGGCCTGGGCTGTGCTCCTGTAAAACTCTCTGCATGAAATCACAACTAAGCAGGCTTTGACAAAAAGACATTTTAGAGTACTCAATAGGAAGACAAAACCGGAGCGCATGCATCCTCAGCTAGCCCCCAGGTCTTGGGCACCTCACAAACCTCTGCAGCCTCAGTATCAAAACAGCAAACTGCTGGGAGACTTAGGGGAGTACAACAGCAATTTTGCCTAAACTGTGGCTACTATTAATATGTCAGCTAATACAGTATGCAGTGATAACTGCGCCAGCAGTGCCACTACTAGCTGTGCAAAGGGGTCAGTCGCCTATGAAACAGGGATAATAAGGAAACAGTGCTTGTGACTAAATGAAGTAAAGCAGGTAGAGTGTAACTGACTGATAGCACTgactaaaaaaattacacacacacacaagttaatATGTATAATGTGTCTAGAATTGGCACTGGCATGTATTTATAGTAATAATAGCTATTATATTCTTACCATTATGAATGTGGGCTTATTTATTAATGAGAATTTGTGCTTTCATAAAAAGGAGGGAAAATGGCAAATGCTCATACCATgatttgaaagaaataatttctaaaacaggtttgttttttcttttgagatggagtcttgcttggtcatccaggctggagt from Macaca fascicularis isolate 582-1 chromosome 4, T2T-MFA8v1.1 includes these protein-coding regions:
- the BAG2 gene encoding BAG family molecular chaperone regulator 2, with the protein product MAQAKINAKANEGRFCRSSSMADRSSRLLESLDQLELRVEALREAATAVEQEKEILLEMIHSIQNSQDMRQISDGEREELNLTANRLMGRTLTVEVSVETIRNPQQQESLKHATRIIDEVVNKFLDDLGNAKSHLMSLYSACSSEVPHGPVDQKFQSIVIGCALEDQKKIKRRLETLLRNIENSDKAIKLLEHSKGAGTKTLQQNAESKFN